The DNA segment CTTCACCTCGAAACTATTCCCCGTGGTTCAACCACGTCGCAATTTGGTTCTCTAAAATCGAACGCTAGGGAATTGCCCGCAGCATTTTCACCTCGGTTAACGACCTCGCACGCAAGCTCATGCGCTATACCCGCCTGCACAACCGTCACTTTCGACCAATCAAGTGGTTCTATCGTGACCCATTTCCAGAATCACTTTCGATTCGCCTGTTACAGTCCACTAAATTCTCGCGATGGCGCACCTGTTCGCCAAGACAGGCTCCCTAAGCTAACGCGCACATGACCGCCGTTGAACGCAAGTCAGTCGCAACCGCCGACCAGTCACGTTGGCACATGGAAGGTAGTCGATGTAATAGTTTTCTAACCTTGCGATTGGAGAACCTGCTATTGAGGCGCGCCGGTTGCACGATATTATCGCGACGCGCACCGGCCAAATTCAAAGCAGCAGCCGGGAGGTCCGTGACGATGAAAGAACAAGACTTCGCGATGCTCGAGATCGTCAACGACCGGGGCTATCTACGTTTAGGCCGGCCCGCACACGGCTTCGAGCAGAAGGGGCGCACCTATTACATCCCGAACCTGCGCGCGATGCCGCCCGATGAGGTTCGCTATCTGGCCGAGCAACTAGAGCTGGCCGCGGCGGCGGTGGAGAGCGGTGGCGAATACAAGCACGACGTTTTGCGTGAGTTAGGCGCGCTGGTGGCGCCCAATCGCCAGATCTGGGTGTGGGCGCGCATCGGCCCCAGCCGCCGCTATATCCCCTCGCGCGATTTCGTGGATGACGAAGGGTTGAGCGCGACCCAGGCGCGGGCCTTGGCCGCCCGCCTGCGCGCGGCGCTGAAATAGGCCCCTTATGGGGGAATTTCCACTGCGAGTGGCGCGAGCGGCGGGTGGGCGCCAGTCGCGGGAAGCTACCGCCGCGTGCGGGGATCGGGACCGATACTCTTGCGGGGCGCGTTAAAGCCCGTAAACTGATTAACTCTGCGTTGGAATGAGCCGTTAGCTCAGGTGGTAGAGCATCTGACTTTTAATCAGAGGGTCGCGGGTTCAAGTCCCGCACGGCTCACCAAATATCGATGGCCCCAGGGCACGCCTGCGTTCTCGCAAACGCTCCAAGAGCAGGGGCGGTCCGCACGCTAGGCGAGTAAATCTATTCGGTTCTGTAGAATTTTCAGGTCTTTTTTGTAGAAGCTCCAACCTTTCCGAAGTGGAGCTGCTTAATTTGCTTGTGAATTCCCTTTTTGTAGCTAAGGCACGTCGTTTGCTAATTGGCAGATATGGGCTCGAATAGAACGCCATTCGAGGATAAAAACCGAATGCCAACAAACCACAAACGCTGGGACGTCAAAAAAAAGCTAACCGCCTTGCTGCGCGTTTCCAATCTCGCGCGGCGCACAGGCACAAACGGGGAGAATGTTCCTTTGCGGTATAGCCTTGGACTCGGGGGCGGGATCCTCGCGGGCGCGATCTTGGTATTCACCGCCAGCGGATGTATCGCTACTCGCAGCTGGGTTGACAATAAGATCGATCCGCTCACTGACCAGATAGGGCGGCAGGAATCCCAGTTGCACGACACCGACGCCAAGGCTGACCGAGCCCTCACCGAATTGCAAAATCTCCACCTTGAGCGGCGGCTGGTCTTGGATTCGCAACACGGGCCGAACTTCGCTTTCGGGTCCGCGGCCTTGACCGGTCAGGCTAAGCGCGCGATCGATAGCTTCGTTCAAGACCTGCCGCAATCGGCAGGCTCCGAATCGGGACGCCTGTTCGTGGTTGCCGGATATACCGACAACGTGGGGACGGAAGACTACAACTACGAACTGGGACAACGGCGAGCCGAGAGGGTGGCCGGATACCTGGTGGACAAGGAAGGCGTTGATCCGATGCAAATTCGTGCAGTCTCCTACGGAGCGAGCAAGCCGATTGCCAGTAACCGTACCTTGCGCGGGCGGCGAGACAACCGTCGAGTCGAAATTCTGGTCTACCAGGAGAAGATCGCTACAGGAAGCTGAGCGAGTCTCGGCTTTTAGCCGCGTCAGTCGAGGTGCATTGCCGATGTGATGGCGCAAGCCTGTGGAAGGTTGCAGGAAAATCCTTCGCCTCCAATAGCGCTTGCTCACTTCGCTCGGGATGACGGGCGGCGCCGGATCTGAGCGGGTTTACGAGACAATCACAGCATTCAAGCCGCGGCAACGATGATGCCTGTCGCCGGCAAATGCTGTGTTGCTTCCTGCCGGCTATCAGGCGGTCAAGGGGCGATGACGTCGAGGTCGCGCGGCCAAATCACCGGGCCCGTATAATGTTGCTTGACCTCAGCCACCAATTGAGCACCGCTTGAGCCTGCAAATGGCATCGTGTGTGTCAGCACGACCATCTTGGGTCGCGCGCGTTGCGCCAATTCGCCGAGTTGCTCGGCCGAGGTGTGAAACGCCGCTAAGTAGGCGCGCCATCGAGTCGTATCCAAGGGCACGGGCGGGGTCTGGCCCGAATAGGCCTCGTGAATAAGCACGTCGCAGCCGTTGCATGCCTTGATCACGTTATCGCTGGGGCGCGTGTCTCCCGAAATCACGATCGTCTTGCCCCGCGCCTCGAAGCGGTAGCCCAGCGCTTCTTTCCACGAACCGTGTTGTACGGCAAACGCGATCACTTTGACGTTGGCGTCTTGATAGACCAGCCCGGGTTCAATGTCGTGAGCGGCGACCCGATAACCGGTGGGATTGGCGTGTTCCAGGCCGTGGATTCGCACGTCGATATCCTGCGCGTAAGCTCGGAGCAGGTTGGCAGCCATCGCGCTGGTGCCCGCGGGGCCGTACAACGCAAGTGCTCGGGAGCGGCCCAAGACCCACGGGGTGAGGATCAAATCGGGCAGGCCGATAGTATGATCGGAGTGCAGGTGGGTCAGAAAGGCGATCCCCAAGCGGTCGGGGCGAAGCTCGGCTATCCCCTCCAGCAAAGCTGCCGAGGCTCGACGGACCACCCCCGCGCCCGCATCCACGATGTAGGCCCGGCCCCCGGCAACAATCGCCAGCGAGGGTCCCTGGCGATCGGGATTGGGCTGCGGCGTCCCGGTTCCCAGCATCACGATGAGGACTGCCCCAGGAGCCGGCGCTTGCGCACCGGCGCGTGCCGGCGAAATCGCGATCAGGCAGATACAAACGAGAAAATTGGTGGCGACAATCGATCTACTCATCGGCGTCCGCTTCCAAGATGATGATCGGCTCTAAGATTATGCGATTGCTGGCGCAACCTGCTAGACGGCGCAATGTTCTCGCACCCGCCTCCTTGAAGCGGTCCAGCTACCGCGTCGTTCTCAAACGAGTGGTCACGGTGGACTGAAGCGAAGACCGTTGAAAGCGAGAGCGGGGTCGCGTAATTTTCCGGCAGTGCCGCCGCGCTGAAGCTCTTTGGGCCGGCCGGCAAACTGGCTTCAGAGGAACCCGATGGCATCGAACGACACCGCCGTTACCATTCCTGCCTTGCAGCAAATGAAGCGCGAGGGGCGCAAAATCGCCGGTATCGTGGCCTGGGACTACCAACTCGCGCGGATTGCCGAGCGCGCCGGAATCGATCTGATCTCGGTGGGCGATTCGGTGGGTGTCAATCTATGGGGGCGTGACAATCCGCTGGACGTCACCCTGGATGAGATGCTGGTGTGCTGCAAGGCGGTTCGGCGCGCGGTCAAGCGGGCGCTGGTCAGTTGCGACTTCCCCTTCGGCCCACTGCAAGAGGGAGTCGAGAGCGCGCTGCGGGCCGCCATTCGATTGGTTAAAGAAGGCGGTGCCGACCTAATCAAAGTTGACGGCGCGGCCGACTTTCCCGACAGCGTGCGCGCACTGGTGCGGGCCGGAATTCCGGTCTTCGCTCAGTTCGGGCTGACTCCGCAAACCGCGCTGCGCTACGGCGTGCCCTACACCGCGCAGAATTCGGCCAGCGCCCAGGCTTCGGCGGAGATGACGGCCAAGCTGGTAGATGAGGCACGGCGGTTGGAGGACGCGGGCGCATCGATGCTCGATTTCACCAATTCTGGCCCAGTAGTAGGACCGGCAGTAGTCAAAGCGGTCTCGATTCCGGTAATCGGTGGCTTTGGCGGGGGACCTTGGTTGGATGGCCGCGTGCGCCTGGCCCATACCGCGATCGGCTACGGCGAGAAGTGGCTGGATTCCACTACCGAGACCTATACCAACACCGCCAAGGCCAGTCTGCAGGCTTTCACCGCGCTGATCGAGGACGTGCGCGCGGGCCGCCAGATCAAGGGCTGATGGCGATGGCCACCGCGGTTATCGACGGGATTGCGACGCGCTATGAAATCGTCGGCTCGGGCCCACCTATCCTGATGTATTCGCCCGGCGGCTTCGACGCGACGGTGGAAAAATGGAGCACCCAGGGCATCTACCCCAAGCTCAAGCTGCTCGAGCATCTGCCCCGACGCTATACCTGCATCATGTTCGACCGGCGCGAAACTGGCCAATCGGGCGGGCGGGTAGAGCGCGTCACCTGGGCGCATTACGCGGCCCAGGGCAAAGGTTTGCTGGAGCACCTGGGCATCGCGCGCGCTCATATCATGGGTGGATGCATGGGATGCTGTCCGGTGACTGCCTTTGTCACCATGTATCCGCGAGCAACTCTGAGCATGGTACTTTATTGGCCGGTGGGCGGTGCCCAATATCGTATCTCCAGCCATCGGCGTTTCGCCGAGCATCTCGGCTATTTGCAAACCCACGATCTGGCCCAGGTGGTGGACCTGGTAAGGCAGGAAGGCAAGCCCTTCGGTGCCGATCCACGTGGCGGGCCGTGGGCCTCGGTAATCAAGCACGACCCAGTGTTTGCTGCGGCTTATGCCAGCCAGAATTTGGACCGCTACAAGCTCATTTTAAGCGGTATGATGCGGGCGCTATTCGATCGCGATACCGCGCCCGGTGCCGAGCCCGAAGAGTTGATGGGGCTGGATAATATCCCCGCTTATATCGTTCCCGGGCGGGACGCCGCGCATGCCACTTCGGCGGCGCGCTATCTCGAAGAATGCATTCCCGGGGCGCAGTATCACGATCTCCCGGTGGCTCAACAATCCGAGAACACGATCATTCCCAAGCTGTTGGAGTTTCTGGACCGTGCCACCGCAGCCGGCCAGCAGAGCTAACTACCGTGTGACTAGCTAATCGAAGGTACAGGAAGCACAGGCTACCGCCCGTGCTACTTGAGGCATCTGAAACCGTGCTGCTGCGGCCTAACTCCAAGCGCGATTATCGACCACGGTTTCGTAAGTCGCGCCGGGCACGGTCATATTCCACTTGACGGTCCAATTGTAGGTGTCTTCAAAACGCTCGCGAGTGTATGGCGCGGGCGGAGCGTTGAGCAGGCGCCACGCTTGCAACTCGTTGGGTTGAAGTAAGCCGCCGGTCTCCTGCGTCAGGTAGTGCAGATAGGGGGTGGGGTCTTTCTCCAGGACTTCGACCGCGTGGGCTTGGGCGCGAAACATCGCTGCCAGCGTCTTGCCATCGAGATCGTCGCTGGCCGCCTCGCTGCGGCTGGAATGAGACTCGATCA comes from the Candidatus Binataceae bacterium genome and includes:
- a CDS encoding OmpA family protein, with protein sequence MRYSLGLGGGILAGAILVFTASGCIATRSWVDNKIDPLTDQIGRQESQLHDTDAKADRALTELQNLHLERRLVLDSQHGPNFAFGSAALTGQAKRAIDSFVQDLPQSAGSESGRLFVVAGYTDNVGTEDYNYELGQRRAERVAGYLVDKEGVDPMQIRAVSYGASKPIASNRTLRGRRDNRRVEILVYQEKIATGS
- a CDS encoding MBL fold metallo-hydrolase, with protein sequence MSRSIVATNFLVCICLIAISPARAGAQAPAPGAVLIVMLGTGTPQPNPDRQGPSLAIVAGGRAYIVDAGAGVVRRASAALLEGIAELRPDRLGIAFLTHLHSDHTIGLPDLILTPWVLGRSRALALYGPAGTSAMAANLLRAYAQDIDVRIHGLEHANPTGYRVAAHDIEPGLVYQDANVKVIAFAVQHGSWKEALGYRFEARGKTIVISGDTRPSDNVIKACNGCDVLIHEAYSGQTPPVPLDTTRWRAYLAAFHTSAEQLGELAQRARPKMVVLTHTMPFAGSSGAQLVAEVKQHYTGPVIWPRDLDVIAP
- a CDS encoding 3-methyl-2-oxobutanoate hydroxymethyltransferase, whose product is MASNDTAVTIPALQQMKREGRKIAGIVAWDYQLARIAERAGIDLISVGDSVGVNLWGRDNPLDVTLDEMLVCCKAVRRAVKRALVSCDFPFGPLQEGVESALRAAIRLVKEGGADLIKVDGAADFPDSVRALVRAGIPVFAQFGLTPQTALRYGVPYTAQNSASAQASAEMTAKLVDEARRLEDAGASMLDFTNSGPVVGPAVVKAVSIPVIGGFGGGPWLDGRVRLAHTAIGYGEKWLDSTTETYTNTAKASLQAFTALIEDVRAGRQIKG
- a CDS encoding alpha/beta hydrolase, which gives rise to MATAVIDGIATRYEIVGSGPPILMYSPGGFDATVEKWSTQGIYPKLKLLEHLPRRYTCIMFDRRETGQSGGRVERVTWAHYAAQGKGLLEHLGIARAHIMGGCMGCCPVTAFVTMYPRATLSMVLYWPVGGAQYRISSHRRFAEHLGYLQTHDLAQVVDLVRQEGKPFGADPRGGPWASVIKHDPVFAAAYASQNLDRYKLILSGMMRALFDRDTAPGAEPEELMGLDNIPAYIVPGRDAAHATSAARYLEECIPGAQYHDLPVAQQSENTIIPKLLEFLDRATAAGQQS